Within Sinorhizobium sp. RAC02, the genomic segment CGTCAGGGCGATTCCGGCTTGGACTCCTGGGCGACGGCCGCCGCGCTGCGGCGGTTTTCGCGGTAGAAGGTGTAGAGGCCCGAGGCAACGATGATGGCGACGCCGACCGTCATCCAGAGGTCCGGCAACTCGCCGAAGAACAGGAACCCGATGGCGATCGCCCAGAGGAGGCTCGTATAGCGGAAGGGGGCGATGAAGGAGATCTCGCCGGAGCGCATGGCGCTGACGATACCCTGATAGCCGATGAGAAGCAGTGCACTCGCTACGGCGAGCCGGCCGAATGTTTCCGCGGACATCGGCTGCCAGCCGCCCATCGGCTCGATCAGAGCGGCGCCTGTGAGCGTGATGGTGGCAGACGTGACGGCGCTGACGAAAAGCGAGGGCACGTCGCTGTTGATCTGCCGCGTCGCAAGATCCCGCGCCGCCGCGCCGACAACGGACGCGATCACATACGCAGCCGCCAGCGAAAATCCCTCCGGACCCGGGCGAATGACGATGAGCACGCCGGCGAAGCCAGCGGTGATGGCCAGCCAGCGCCGCCAGCCGACCTTTTCGCCGAGAAACAGCGCGGCACCCAGCGTGACGGCGAGCGGCAGCGCCTGGAGGATCGCCGCGGTGTTCGCGAGCGGCATGGCCCCCAGCGCGGACACATAGGCGATCGACGCGAAGATTTCGGCCACAAGCCGCAGCATGACGGCAGGTTGCAGGATCACCCGCCAGGAGCGGAGCGCGCCCATCCAATGGGCGATGACGACGACAAGCACCGTCGTCATCAGACCGCGCACGAAGAGGATCTGGCCGGTATTCATCGTCGCGGTGACGGATTTGACGAGGGCATCGTTGCAGGTGAAGCCCGCCATGGCGATGGCCATGAACAGAGCGCCCCTGGCGTTTCCGGTGAGATTCATGCGGATGATTCCAAGCCTGTATGCACTCTCATAGGCTGATTGTGTGCCGTATGCCATCGGAACAAACAGGGTCTGTGCCGAAGGAAGCAGCGGATGGGCGAATATTGGGCATGAAGCCCTGCCAGCTGGGCGCAACACGCTGAGTTTCTGCCGTTTTCCCGAAGGACTTCCTTAAGTTTCCCCACCTATCGTTGCGGCATCCCAATGAACGATCGCATGATGCGACGGGTGAGGGCAGGCCGCCCGGTGTGGGATCGGCCGAAGCCCCGACATGCCATCTGGCCGGCCGCGCTCGCAACGACGAGCTTCAGCGGCCGCTTCGGCTTTGAGGAACACCCGCAGGGATCTTGGTCGTTAAAAAAACGTCGGGGAACCCATGTCCTTCATTGACCGCCTGCTCCAGCAGCGCCGCATCGTCACCAAGGTGCTGCTGTTCGTCATCCCTCTCGTCGCGCTGATCGCGGGCATCGGCCTCGTCGGCTATTTCACCGCGAGTACGCTGAACGGTCACATGACGGTCACCCGCGAGACGATCAACAGCCTGTCGCACTTCCAGAACCTGCGCACCGGATTGCAGGATTTTGCCGACCGGCCGGGCCAGGACACCCGCGATGCGCTGGGCGCCCGGATCGACGAGCAGGAGGCGGGGATCCAGGATCTTGATGCGCTGCTGCCGGATGCCGCCGAAAAGGCCAAGATTGCCTCGGTCGTGGCACTTGCCGGTACGATGCGCAGCCAGGCCGAAACGCTGTGGGCGATCGACCAGGAACGCAATGCCGTGACGGCAGCGCTTGAGGGCGCGCTGGCGGCAATGGCCAAGGACGGCGCGTTTGCCGAAAAGCAGATCGGCGTCATCCGCAGTGAATCGGGCGAGAAGGAAGCCTTTGCCAAGGCATTGCTTTTTGATGCCGCCGCCTATCAGGGGCTTGCTGAACGCATCGGCAAGTTCCGCAAGCCCGTCGCGCTGGCGATGAAGCCGGAGGACAAGGTGAAGGCGGCCGAAACCTATCTGCCGCAGCTTCTGAAGCAACTCGATGAATCCAAGGCGATCGCCTCGACGAAGGCCCTGGGGCAGATCAAGCCGTTCGAGGTGGAAGTCGCCAAGATCAAGGAGATTCTTGCCGGCACCGACGACGCGGAGAGCAAGAAGACGAAATTCATGTCGGTGCTCTCCAAGCTCACGAAATTCGATGCCGACTTCCTGAAGGAAGCGGGCAAGAACTCCGATACCGCCGCCAAGCGGTTTGTCGGCATGGATGCGGAGATCGGCCTCCTGAAGACGCTGATCACCCTG encodes:
- a CDS encoding DMT family transporter — translated: MNLTGNARGALFMAIAMAGFTCNDALVKSVTATMNTGQILFVRGLMTTVLVVVIAHWMGALRSWRVILQPAVMLRLVAEIFASIAYVSALGAMPLANTAAILQALPLAVTLGAALFLGEKVGWRRWLAITAGFAGVLIVIRPGPEGFSLAAAYVIASVVGAAARDLATRQINSDVPSLFVSAVTSATITLTGAALIEPMGGWQPMSAETFGRLAVASALLLIGYQGIVSAMRSGEISFIAPFRYTSLLWAIAIGFLFFGELPDLWMTVGVAIIVASGLYTFYRENRRSAAAVAQESKPESP